Sequence from the Candidatus Neomarinimicrobiota bacterium genome:
GGCCAGCTTGACGGCGCGTGCTCGATCTTCGGTGATGAACTTTATCAACGAAATTTGCTCCGGTGCAAGTGTCTTTTCGCCCACTGTCCAACTATGAAGGGCCTCTTCAGCAGTTAGATAGGATGGATCTGCTTTGGGATCGCCCATACCGGTGAGAATCCAGCGGGGCGAAATTCCCTGTAAGCGGCAGACCTTTTCCATCATGTCGAGTGTCGGCCGTTGACGATCATTCTCGTATGCGTTAATGGTTTGCCGGCTTACACCCAATAACTGACCGAACTCGTCCTGAGTGAGTTTGGTCATTCTGCGAATCTGCCGGAAACGCTCACCGAATTGCCAGGTAAAACCGTTCATATCACCCCATAAACTTTGTTAACCTATTTCATAGTAACAACTAAACTTAAGTATAAGAATGCACTCGTAATGGTTTTTAAACCGGCATCCCCATACTAGTATTGTTCCTATAATTTATTAATAACTTTGCCTATAATCAAAAAGTATGAAGTGTTTTTTTACTCTATATAATATCCCAATGGCATACTTTATAAATTTAGTTTTGTACTGTCTATGAGACATCGTTGGTTCTGAACCAGAGCTATCTGTGACGAAATCGTGGAGAATCACTGTTAGGAATTAGCTTACCACGTCTATTAGTCGACGGGGCCAATTAACATAGAGCCGCCATCAATCTGGCCGGCTCGGCGGCTCTTCCCAAAGGACTTTTTCGGCA
This genomic interval carries:
- a CDS encoding helix-turn-helix domain-containing protein; the encoded protein is MNGFTWQFGERFRQIRRMTKLTQDEFGQLLGVSRQTINAYENDRQRPTLDMMEKVCRLQGISPRWILTGMGDPKADPSYLTAEEALHSWTVGEKTLAPEQISLIKFITEDRARAVKLAHFLLDEALKRLPSGHGSEVPGPGSEAAPPI